A genome region from Fodinibius salicampi includes the following:
- a CDS encoding tetratricopeptide repeat protein, with the protein MFIKKLPHLVLTLLIGVIVGCGSSNPLADEAQSNIESQNFEQALAAAEKSIEQNPNDPLGYYYKGVALGEIAAAEKSIEQNPNDPLGYYYKGVALGEIAGAEEDPAERAETYKRMNEAFAQAKEVAQKAENTPGEIERIDAVRNVLWQTEHNRAIEYVQDDSLKGTVENPTLVSKHHLQNATIIQPDSALSWNVLSQVAGMNEDFEDAANAKERYIEMVPDTTLEPNDYMQLASYYFQLEDEEQVIQALEAGNEQYPEHEEIISNLADAYQRAGESDQAIATVEKLVEKDPENPQYRLVLGTQIYQQALVLNDSLSSNSDQIFKLEKKLSGASDSEASQIKQQISSLEQENEQLRAQVEELTDRAENELQQVLEQRPNDASAYNTLGIIYQNKAKAAFDKRNNTDDNAKAAEFDKQGKELLEEAMGYYEKATELEPDNKQYWQRLFSIYTNLGMDEKAQEAMEKAGME; encoded by the coding sequence ATGTTCATAAAAAAATTACCACACCTAGTTCTCACACTTCTTATAGGCGTTATTGTGGGCTGCGGAAGCTCAAACCCACTGGCCGATGAAGCACAATCTAATATCGAAAGCCAAAACTTTGAACAAGCACTTGCTGCTGCGGAAAAATCGATAGAACAAAATCCCAATGATCCGCTCGGTTACTATTATAAGGGAGTTGCTCTGGGAGAAATAGCTGCTGCGGAAAAATCGATAGAACAAAATCCCAATGATCCGCTCGGTTACTATTATAAGGGAGTTGCTCTGGGAGAAATAGCTGGTGCAGAAGAAGATCCGGCAGAAAGAGCCGAAACATATAAAAGGATGAATGAAGCTTTTGCTCAAGCTAAAGAAGTAGCCCAAAAAGCGGAGAATACTCCCGGCGAAATTGAGCGTATAGATGCGGTACGGAACGTCTTGTGGCAAACCGAACATAACCGGGCTATTGAATACGTTCAGGACGACAGCCTTAAAGGTACAGTGGAAAATCCTACCCTAGTATCAAAGCATCACCTGCAAAATGCCACTATTATCCAGCCGGATAGTGCTCTTTCCTGGAATGTTCTTTCTCAAGTTGCGGGGATGAATGAAGATTTTGAAGATGCGGCTAACGCCAAGGAACGTTATATCGAAATGGTTCCTGATACAACACTGGAGCCGAATGATTATATGCAGCTTGCGAGTTATTACTTTCAGCTGGAAGACGAAGAACAGGTAATTCAGGCCTTAGAAGCAGGTAATGAACAGTATCCGGAACATGAAGAAATCATAAGTAATCTGGCCGATGCTTATCAAAGAGCAGGAGAATCCGATCAAGCAATAGCAACGGTTGAGAAATTGGTGGAAAAGGATCCTGAAAATCCACAATACCGCTTAGTGCTGGGGACACAAATATATCAGCAGGCCTTGGTTCTTAACGATAGTCTATCATCAAATTCGGATCAAATATTTAAACTTGAAAAGAAACTTAGTGGGGCTAGTGACTCAGAAGCCAGTCAAATAAAACAGCAAATATCATCTCTTGAGCAGGAAAATGAACAGTTGAGAGCTCAAGTTGAGGAGTTAACAGATCGCGCTGAAAACGAATTACAGCAGGTTCTTGAGCAACGTCCTAATGATGCTTCTGCCTATAATACATTAGGAATTATCTATCAAAATAAAGCTAAAGCGGCTTTTGATAAGCGGAATAATACTGACGACAACGCTAAAGCTGCGGAATTTGATAAGCAGGGTAAAGAACTCCTTGAAGAGGCTATGGGATATTATGAGAAAGCCACAGAATTAGAACCAGATAACAAACAATATTGGCAGCGTTTGTTTAGCATCTATACTAATTTGGGTATGGATGAAAAAGCTCAGGAAGCGATGGAAAAAGCGGGAATGGAGTAA
- a CDS encoding alpha/beta fold hydrolase yields the protein MFGTSDFEVYESNGYEYLHISSDEQDSQNLVFLHGMFGGLSNYDPLLKEIQGYNIFVPKIPIYEISARKISINRLTEWLHSFCEEIKVENPIFLGNSMGGHLALDYARQYPDNVSALVLTGSSGLLEMDFGSTFPRRKDRNFIRKQANLTFYEDLIDDAAMEEIMAVVKSPSKLTSLLAITRDTHAYNMEKYLPQITQDVLLVWGKQDEITPPEVADMFLEKLPNAELHWIDKCGHAPMMEHPEKFAAFLEDFLIKLRNKSKSKKTKTL from the coding sequence ATGTTTGGAACCAGCGACTTTGAGGTATATGAAAGCAACGGCTATGAATATTTGCATATTTCATCTGACGAACAAGATTCGCAAAATTTAGTTTTTTTACATGGCATGTTCGGTGGATTGAGTAACTATGATCCGCTCTTAAAAGAGATACAGGGATATAACATTTTTGTTCCCAAAATTCCTATTTATGAGATCAGCGCCCGTAAAATATCGATCAACAGACTTACCGAATGGTTACATTCTTTCTGTGAAGAGATTAAAGTTGAGAACCCTATCTTTTTGGGAAACTCAATGGGAGGGCACCTGGCACTTGATTACGCACGCCAATACCCTGATAACGTATCCGCTTTAGTTCTTACCGGCAGTTCGGGACTTCTCGAGATGGATTTTGGGTCTACTTTCCCACGCAGAAAAGATCGTAATTTTATCCGCAAACAGGCTAATCTTACTTTTTATGAAGATTTGATTGATGATGCAGCCATGGAGGAGATTATGGCCGTTGTAAAATCACCCTCAAAGCTCACCAGTTTGCTTGCAATTACACGCGATACCCATGCTTATAATATGGAAAAATATTTGCCGCAAATTACTCAGGATGTGTTGCTGGTCTGGGGTAAACAGGATGAGATAACACCACCGGAAGTTGCAGATATGTTTTTGGAAAAGTTACCCAATGCCGAATTACACTGGATTGATAAATGTGGGCATGCACCTATGATGGAACATCCTGAGAAATTTGCGGCCTTTTTGGAGGATTTTTTGATTAAGCTTAGAAATAAATCCAAATCAAAAAAGACCAAGACGTTATGA
- a CDS encoding RidA family protein → MKKIIHTADAPDAIGPYSQAVVHNDIVYCSGQIGLDPESMEFVGDDVASQAEQIMENLEAVLQEAGSNFGKVVKCSIYLDNMDNFTTVNEIYGRYFSNEPPARETVAVKTLPKNCKVEIGCTAYI, encoded by the coding sequence ATGAAGAAGATAATTCACACTGCAGATGCCCCGGATGCCATCGGCCCCTACAGCCAGGCGGTAGTGCATAATGATATTGTTTATTGTTCGGGCCAAATTGGTTTGGACCCTGAGAGTATGGAATTTGTAGGCGATGATGTTGCTTCTCAGGCAGAACAGATTATGGAAAATCTGGAGGCGGTACTGCAAGAGGCCGGATCAAATTTTGGGAAGGTCGTTAAGTGCAGCATTTATCTGGATAATATGGACAACTTTACTACCGTGAATGAAATTTATGGCCGTTACTTTAGTAATGAACCGCCTGCACGGGAGACCGTAGCAGTTAAAACACTGCCTAAAAACTGCAAAGTTGAAATAGGCTGTACAGCTTATATTTAA
- a CDS encoding M23 family metallopeptidase: MRHFFYLLLIAGLFPIVVVAQPFLNDSSSAFAPSEAHYLWPTNASSHLSSTFAETRSRHFHAALDIKTWGRRGYDIYATRDGTLYRMAIGPRGYGKVLYLKHDDGSFSVYAHLMSFNDKLQQYADSLRFAEDYIPSFDRIIKDENIRIEQGDLIAYSGATGIGPPHLHFELRTPSNKPFNPLLTNLSVQDHIPPRITGLSVEPLSPYSIVEGNKKVYTRSPKAQNGRFDFGTIEVTGPVGLGLNVYDQADKVTNAYAVYELSMSVNGQQRFYSRVDSFSYDETNQMFIDRVYPLLRQYGQGYQRLFIADGNTLPFYKTDGKQGKLNLPPGRHTITIKATDFFGNESEATVNLIVYEQKERIPVTPYSRFSLKQNFTPSIERWQWFNNWVNIPKKSFGSITTGIWDYNKVSSYQNFITIDLESLDNLFMNIPGIGPTIFHRMIPAQSGLITALSHEAMAIFPEDSFHDTVSVTMTAQQFRTDSVKVTIGPEVYPLKKSYQFRIKRDSMLTDTSKLAFYKYNDRYDTKYRITTRFTGDHIIGETSSLGTFVTMRDNTPPTLRGPGLTQRPDGQWLIYIGARDNLSGIDHKRTNITVNGQRGLAEYEPEERRILYYHPDFTPSASMDIQIEVYDQMGNKTEKYFQLSR, from the coding sequence ATGAGACACTTTTTCTATCTCCTGCTGATAGCTGGATTATTTCCGATTGTTGTGGTCGCTCAGCCATTTTTAAATGACTCCTCCTCTGCCTTTGCCCCATCAGAAGCCCATTATCTTTGGCCTACCAACGCCAGCAGTCATCTTAGTTCAACATTTGCCGAAACACGATCACGACATTTTCATGCAGCTCTCGATATTAAAACTTGGGGTCGGCGTGGATATGACATCTATGCTACCAGGGATGGTACATTATATCGTATGGCTATTGGTCCCCGTGGTTATGGAAAGGTACTCTACTTAAAGCATGACGACGGATCGTTCTCCGTTTACGCACATTTAATGAGCTTTAACGACAAACTTCAACAGTACGCCGATTCACTCCGATTTGCTGAAGATTATATACCCTCCTTTGACCGTATTATTAAAGATGAAAACATCCGGATAGAACAGGGAGACCTTATTGCCTATTCAGGCGCTACGGGTATTGGTCCTCCCCATCTCCACTTTGAGCTGCGAACACCCAGCAATAAACCCTTCAACCCACTGCTGACTAATCTCAGTGTTCAGGATCATATTCCACCTCGTATCACAGGTCTTTCAGTAGAGCCACTTTCTCCCTATTCTATAGTTGAGGGGAACAAAAAAGTCTATACGCGCAGTCCAAAAGCTCAGAACGGGCGCTTTGACTTTGGAACAATAGAAGTAACTGGTCCCGTGGGGCTTGGCCTCAATGTATATGACCAGGCAGATAAAGTAACCAACGCCTATGCCGTATATGAATTATCCATGTCAGTGAATGGGCAGCAACGGTTTTATTCCCGCGTTGACAGCTTTTCTTACGATGAGACTAACCAAATGTTTATCGACCGCGTATATCCTCTGCTCCGACAATACGGGCAGGGATACCAGCGACTTTTTATAGCAGATGGCAATACCCTCCCTTTTTACAAAACAGATGGAAAACAGGGAAAGCTGAACTTACCTCCGGGCCGACATACTATAACAATCAAAGCGACGGACTTTTTCGGCAACGAAAGTGAGGCTACCGTAAATCTTATCGTGTATGAGCAGAAAGAACGAATTCCCGTAACACCTTATTCAAGATTTTCCCTTAAGCAAAACTTTACCCCTTCTATTGAACGGTGGCAGTGGTTTAACAACTGGGTGAATATCCCTAAGAAAAGCTTTGGATCTATTACAACCGGTATTTGGGACTATAACAAAGTGAGCTCATACCAAAATTTTATTACTATTGATTTAGAATCACTGGATAATTTATTTATGAATATTCCGGGTATAGGACCAACAATATTTCATCGGATGATCCCAGCACAGAGTGGACTCATTACAGCCTTATCTCATGAAGCAATGGCCATTTTTCCGGAAGATAGTTTCCATGATACTGTCTCGGTTACGATGACCGCTCAACAGTTTAGAACAGACTCGGTAAAAGTTACGATTGGTCCGGAGGTTTATCCCCTCAAAAAGTCCTACCAGTTCCGTATAAAACGAGATTCAATGCTTACAGATACGTCTAAACTGGCATTTTATAAATATAATGACCGGTATGATACAAAGTATAGGATTACCACTCGCTTTACAGGCGACCATATTATTGGTGAAACTTCCAGTTTGGGGACTTTTGTTACCATGCGAGATAATACTCCGCCAACACTAAGGGGACCAGGCCTGACTCAACGCCCCGATGGACAATGGCTTATCTATATAGGGGCGCGGGATAACCTATCCGGCATTGATCACAAACGGACCAATATTACGGTAAATGGCCAGCGTGGACTTGCTGAGTATGAACCAGAAGAAAGGCGAATCCTCTATTATCACCCCGACTTTACTCCTTCCGCCTCAATGGATATTCAGATCGAGGTTTATGACCAAATGGGTAATAAAACGGAAAAGTATTTTCAGCTTTCCAGGTAG
- a CDS encoding fumarylacetoacetate hydrolase family protein, which translates to MDNITLKNLSGLSVGSVYCIGRNYVAHAHEFNNEVPDKPLVFLKPASSITYEGPIQLPKESTDVHHEVELVVALGKGGKNIPQEEALTHVAGYTVGIDITARDIQARAKEKGHPWSVAKGFETFAPLAPFVLAEEINDPKSLELSLKVNDELRQKDSTNLMIFSVSDLISYLSTIFRLRPGDLLFTGTPKGVSPLHQGDHIEAAISQPSVQLKMEVI; encoded by the coding sequence ATGGATAATATCACTCTAAAAAATCTCTCTGGACTTTCTGTCGGATCCGTTTACTGTATCGGCCGCAATTATGTAGCTCACGCCCACGAATTTAATAACGAAGTTCCGGACAAACCGCTTGTATTTTTAAAGCCGGCTTCCAGCATTACCTATGAAGGTCCAATCCAGCTTCCGAAAGAGAGTACCGATGTACATCACGAGGTGGAACTGGTTGTGGCCCTCGGAAAAGGTGGGAAAAATATTCCCCAAGAGGAAGCCCTCACCCATGTAGCAGGCTATACGGTAGGTATTGATATTACAGCCCGGGATATTCAGGCTCGTGCTAAAGAGAAGGGGCATCCATGGTCTGTTGCCAAGGGTTTTGAAACTTTTGCTCCTCTTGCTCCTTTTGTATTAGCTGAAGAAATAAATGACCCCAAGTCACTTGAACTCTCGCTAAAAGTAAACGATGAGTTAAGGCAAAAGGATAGTACTAATTTAATGATTTTCTCAGTCAGTGATCTTATTAGCTATCTCTCTACAATTTTTCGTCTAAGACCCGGAGATCTACTTTTTACAGGTACCCCTAAAGGGGTCTCTCCCCTGCATCAAGGGGACCATATAGAAGCTGCGATCAGCCAACCTTCAGTTCAACTTAAAATGGAGGTTATATAA
- the rpmA gene encoding 50S ribosomal protein L27, giving the protein MAHKKGQGSTKNGRDSISKRLGVKKYGGEVVKAGHIIVRQRGTKFHPGENVGRGKDDTLFAKSDGQVTFRVRANGRKFVNVEPVA; this is encoded by the coding sequence ATGGCACATAAGAAAGGACAAGGTTCAACGAAAAACGGTCGTGATTCGATATCAAAGCGGCTTGGTGTAAAGAAGTATGGCGGAGAAGTCGTCAAAGCTGGTCATATCATTGTTCGTCAGCGGGGTACTAAGTTTCATCCCGGCGAAAATGTAGGTCGCGGAAAAGACGATACTCTTTTTGCTAAATCTGATGGGCAGGTAACATTCCGTGTTCGTGCAAATGGACGTAAATTTGTGAATGTGGAGCCTGTAGCTTAA
- the rplU gene encoding 50S ribosomal protein L21, with amino-acid sequence MYAVVEIGGHQYRVSEGDVLFVDKQSDETDQELTFDRVLMINNDGEVTVGKPAVEGATVEATLLDNVKSDKVIVFKKKRRKGYRVKRGHRQPMSQIEINAISISGNTAKKTEKKSADQSDSDDSVQTSTDMNAKEAISHIKNTPLDELKGFVTDDEDRVTVLDAWNSKQEE; translated from the coding sequence ATGTACGCAGTTGTAGAAATAGGTGGGCATCAGTATCGCGTTTCCGAAGGCGATGTCCTGTTTGTAGATAAGCAAAGTGATGAAACAGATCAGGAACTTACTTTTGATCGTGTATTAATGATCAATAATGATGGTGAGGTTACAGTTGGGAAGCCTGCTGTTGAAGGAGCTACGGTAGAGGCCACCCTGCTCGATAATGTTAAGTCTGACAAAGTCATTGTTTTTAAGAAAAAGCGACGTAAAGGATATCGCGTTAAACGTGGCCACCGGCAGCCGATGTCTCAAATAGAAATTAATGCTATTTCTATTTCCGGAAATACTGCTAAAAAGACTGAAAAGAAATCGGCTGATCAATCTGATTCTGATGATTCCGTTCAAACATCTACTGATATGAATGCGAAAGAAGCAATTTCACATATCAAAAACACTCCTCTTGATGAACTCAAGGGTTTTGTAACGGATGATGAAGATCGAGTAACTGTTTTAGATGCATGGAATAGCAAGCAAGAAGAATAA
- a CDS encoding peptidylprolyl isomerase, which yields MRYIRLRVWFLIGGLVLILFLLLKFAADSSGIYEGDNPITEQVITENYPELYSGVFERNVEKLEPFLTHSNDALRSQAWRAFASTPVDSLDPYLELAVQQNSEVAWFALSKHEVGSDQLKELEKLWEQRPELRSGIARLLGQQGDEESFTFLLDALDTDIAGEYHYALALSRLILRFELTEDQQVHLLQNAFDTNSDKVRRAYLYGWYRGAETPLQPVARDTLKGRWQAQGMGIDRTLDQYVNKMLPEETTYLLTNFYNGEQDLEHEVSLALELAASLEKIEMTSRNSLAARILLMHPNPHVKSRVLSSIEDKLEQNDDLYRYISSTMLEESGLSKSVWLEGVRVIGRIDTSFTNERQEGVEQSIEGNPYLLPKALDLWRTTESGEEYLDRLSGFVGQQDTLATMYALEDLNTFLENVEEPSEEIIRQIRDITFNALSYNDRGIVYMARPLLEREKLFQENDFQRINRVTDAFTLPKDVEALQQLGILYKERFEEQARPVIDSLAALKYAPLNRSFAEAGWDVEVPEEATPEFREPDWERLWELGANPKMRFQTVKGTFDLELYPLKAPATVSAIDSLSRAGAYDGVPFHRVVPNFVIQGGDVERQDGFGGPDFVLPTEASELEFERGAAGIASAGKDTEGSQYFMMHFWKPHLNGNYTLFGKVVEGMDVVERIEVGDRVRSISWY from the coding sequence ATGCGATATATTAGGCTTCGGGTATGGTTTCTTATTGGGGGGTTAGTACTCATTCTTTTCTTATTGTTAAAGTTTGCTGCAGATAGTTCAGGTATTTACGAAGGAGATAATCCTATTACTGAGCAAGTAATTACAGAAAATTATCCAGAGTTATACAGCGGAGTTTTCGAACGAAATGTAGAAAAGTTAGAACCCTTTCTAACCCATAGCAATGATGCGCTTCGTTCCCAGGCTTGGCGAGCATTTGCATCCACTCCCGTAGATTCCCTGGATCCCTATCTGGAGTTAGCCGTCCAACAAAATTCAGAAGTAGCCTGGTTTGCACTAAGTAAACATGAGGTAGGTTCAGATCAGTTAAAAGAATTAGAGAAGCTTTGGGAGCAGCGACCGGAGTTGAGGTCGGGAATCGCCCGGCTTTTGGGACAGCAAGGCGATGAAGAAAGCTTTACTTTTTTATTGGATGCCCTTGATACTGATATTGCAGGAGAATACCATTATGCACTGGCATTGAGCCGGCTGATACTGCGCTTTGAGCTTACAGAGGATCAACAGGTCCATCTGCTGCAAAATGCATTTGACACCAATAGTGACAAAGTACGACGGGCCTATTTGTATGGGTGGTACCGGGGTGCTGAGACACCTCTTCAGCCCGTTGCGCGAGATACACTGAAGGGAAGATGGCAGGCCCAGGGAATGGGTATTGATCGCACACTGGATCAATACGTTAATAAAATGCTCCCGGAAGAAACGACCTACCTGCTGACTAATTTTTACAATGGAGAACAGGATCTCGAACATGAAGTATCTCTGGCTCTTGAGCTTGCGGCATCACTTGAGAAAATTGAAATGACCAGTCGCAACTCTCTGGCTGCAAGAATATTACTCATGCATCCAAATCCACATGTTAAGAGCCGGGTGCTAAGCAGTATAGAAGATAAACTTGAGCAAAATGATGACCTGTACCGGTATATCAGTAGTACGATGCTGGAGGAATCCGGACTCTCAAAGAGTGTTTGGTTAGAGGGAGTAAGAGTTATTGGACGTATCGATACAAGCTTTACGAATGAACGGCAGGAAGGAGTGGAGCAGTCTATTGAAGGGAATCCCTATCTCTTGCCCAAGGCTTTGGATCTTTGGAGAACTACCGAGTCGGGAGAAGAGTATCTTGATCGACTGTCGGGGTTTGTAGGTCAACAAGACACCCTCGCGACGATGTACGCTCTTGAAGACCTGAATACTTTTTTAGAGAATGTAGAAGAGCCATCGGAGGAAATAATCCGACAAATTCGGGATATTACTTTTAACGCATTAAGTTATAACGACCGGGGAATTGTTTATATGGCTCGTCCTCTTCTTGAAAGGGAAAAACTGTTTCAGGAGAACGATTTCCAGCGAATTAACAGGGTAACTGATGCCTTTACTTTGCCTAAGGATGTGGAGGCCCTACAACAGTTGGGAATCTTGTATAAAGAACGTTTTGAGGAGCAGGCGCGACCGGTAATCGATTCACTTGCGGCTTTAAAGTATGCCCCGCTAAACCGCTCTTTTGCAGAGGCAGGCTGGGATGTAGAGGTTCCAGAAGAGGCCACTCCAGAATTTCGGGAACCGGATTGGGAAAGGCTTTGGGAATTGGGCGCAAATCCGAAGATGCGATTTCAAACGGTTAAGGGGACTTTCGATCTTGAATTGTATCCATTGAAAGCTCCGGCTACCGTATCTGCAATAGACAGCCTTAGTCGTGCGGGAGCATATGATGGTGTACCCTTTCATCGGGTGGTACCTAATTTTGTGATACAGGGAGGAGATGTCGAACGACAGGATGGCTTTGGAGGACCCGATTTTGTGCTTCCAACGGAAGCATCGGAACTGGAGTTTGAGCGGGGGGCTGCAGGTATTGCAAGCGCGGGGAAGGATACCGAAGGAAGTCAGTACTTTATGATGCATTTTTGGAAACCCCACCTTAATGGAAACTACACTCTTTTTGGCAAAGTAGTAGAAGGAATGGATGTTGTTGAACGTATTGAAGTTGGAGATCGGGTGCGGTCCATTTCTTGGTATTGA
- a CDS encoding TolB family protein — protein MSYTAKVLLFIVSSTLLFLASILLSPLLSCAQAVSFGQSDSVLVSKLETYNIETEERKVVYRTRGHIEAPNWSVDGSYFLFNSEGKLYTLPVTGGEPKELDTGFATNCNNDHGFSPDGKWLAISHAPENEGSKIYVMPAEGGQPRLITPNYPSYWHGWSPDSDTLVYPAERDGEFDIYAIPVEGGEEKKLTDAPGLDDGSEYTPDGKWIYFNSVRTGVMKIFRMRPDGSGVEQITYNEEYADWFPHISPDGEQMVFLSYDANVEGHPPFKEVVLRLMSMEGGKPEVIVQLFGGQGTINVPSWSPNSKKFAFVSYEFIQVTGNK, from the coding sequence ATGTCTTATACGGCTAAGGTTTTGCTATTTATTGTTTCCAGTACGCTACTATTTTTGGCTTCAATTTTATTATCTCCGCTTCTTTCCTGCGCACAAGCAGTATCCTTCGGCCAGTCAGACAGTGTGTTAGTAAGCAAGCTTGAAACTTATAACATCGAAACTGAGGAGCGGAAGGTTGTTTATCGCACCAGGGGACATATTGAGGCGCCGAATTGGTCGGTTGATGGTAGCTATTTTCTATTCAACAGTGAAGGAAAGCTTTATACCTTGCCTGTGACGGGAGGAGAACCAAAGGAACTGGATACCGGATTTGCTACAAATTGTAATAATGATCATGGTTTTTCTCCGGATGGGAAATGGCTGGCAATCAGTCATGCTCCTGAAAATGAGGGTTCGAAAATATATGTTATGCCTGCAGAAGGTGGCCAACCACGTCTGATAACTCCCAACTATCCTTCTTATTGGCATGGCTGGTCCCCAGATAGTGATACCTTGGTTTATCCGGCAGAACGAGATGGTGAATTTGATATTTATGCGATCCCGGTTGAAGGAGGGGAGGAAAAAAAACTCACGGATGCCCCGGGTTTGGATGATGGTTCGGAATATACCCCTGATGGAAAATGGATCTATTTTAATTCCGTTCGTACCGGTGTAATGAAAATATTTCGCATGCGGCCGGACGGTTCCGGCGTGGAGCAAATAACCTATAACGAAGAGTATGCCGACTGGTTTCCACATATTTCTCCTGATGGAGAACAAATGGTTTTCCTTTCGTACGATGCAAATGTAGAGGGACACCCGCCATTTAAAGAGGTGGTACTGCGTCTGATGTCTATGGAGGGAGGGAAACCGGAGGTGATTGTTCAGCTTTTTGGCGGACAGGGCACGATTAATGTTCCATCATGGTCGCCTAATAGTAAGAAATTTGCCTTTGTCAGCTATGAGTTTATTCAAGTGACTGGTAATAAGTGA
- a CDS encoding 2'-deoxycytidine 5'-triphosphate deaminase has product MGNKKMSSTTQEVYLRTKGILPIQKLRILSKAGIISSKEGYPIQDDQFQPNSIDLRLGEIAYRVRCSFLPEDETVDQKLKKLSQYEVDITDGAILEPNSVYIIPLLEILHLPSHISPQKTLFDGSEEDTSYRIVSGEHLAAKANPKSTTGRLDVFTRVITDYSHRFEEIRSGYKGGLYLEVVPKSFPIRVKTGHRLNQLRLRHGYTVLSDQDILRTHSSNPLLFKENGQPVPVDDLKVNEGLFLSVNLHGNEGQVVGYKAKKHRDYIDLDNINYYNVPEFWEPIYAQQDDHLILEPEAFYIFASKERCRIPEHLAAEMIAYDTGSGELRTHYAGFFDSGFGGRIEDKGARAVLEVRSHDVPFLIEDGQTFCSMKFEPNTEIPETIYGKDIKSNYQGQDLKLGKHFKQD; this is encoded by the coding sequence ATGGGTAATAAGAAGATGAGCAGCACTACACAAGAAGTTTATTTACGAACAAAAGGAATTCTTCCGATACAGAAGCTCCGGATCTTATCCAAAGCGGGTATTATTTCTTCCAAAGAAGGATATCCGATACAGGATGATCAATTCCAGCCAAATTCGATCGACCTTCGATTGGGAGAAATTGCCTATCGTGTTCGCTGTAGTTTTCTGCCGGAAGATGAAACGGTGGACCAGAAGTTAAAAAAGCTTAGTCAATACGAAGTTGATATTACAGATGGGGCCATATTAGAGCCTAACAGTGTTTATATTATTCCTCTGTTGGAAATATTACATCTGCCTTCCCATATATCTCCACAGAAAACTCTTTTTGACGGCTCTGAAGAAGACACCAGTTATCGAATTGTCTCGGGCGAACATCTCGCTGCAAAAGCTAATCCCAAGAGTACGACGGGACGTCTGGACGTGTTTACACGTGTTATTACGGATTACTCTCATCGTTTTGAAGAGATCAGATCTGGCTATAAAGGGGGGCTTTACTTGGAGGTCGTACCAAAGTCGTTTCCAATACGTGTAAAGACCGGACACCGCCTTAATCAACTACGTCTGCGTCATGGCTACACGGTGCTTTCTGATCAGGATATTTTGCGTACTCATAGCTCTAATCCTTTGCTCTTTAAGGAAAACGGCCAGCCAGTACCCGTCGATGATTTAAAAGTAAATGAAGGACTCTTTCTGAGCGTCAATCTACATGGTAATGAGGGTCAGGTTGTCGGTTATAAGGCAAAAAAGCACCGAGACTATATTGATTTGGATAATATCAACTACTACAATGTTCCTGAATTTTGGGAGCCGATTTATGCTCAGCAGGATGATCATCTTATTCTTGAACCGGAGGCCTTTTACATTTTTGCTTCCAAAGAACGCTGTCGTATTCCCGAGCACCTGGCTGCGGAAATGATTGCCTATGACACAGGGTCGGGAGAACTTCGAACCCATTATGCTGGTTTCTTTGACAGTGGTTTTGGAGGAAGAATTGAAGATAAGGGAGCCCGTGCGGTGCTTGAAGTACGTTCCCATGATGTTCCTTTTTTAATTGAAGACGGGCAGACATTTTGTAGTATGAAATTTGAACCTAATACTGAGATTCCTGAAACAATTTACGGGAAGGATATTAAGAGTAATTATCAGGGACAGGATTTGAAATTAGGTAAGCACTTCAAACAAGATTAA